TTCAGACATTTTCAAACATAATAAAACAATTTTCTCTTTGACTATAGGGGTTTTTTTACAATTTGTTTCGTATTTCTGGGGAAATTTGACGGTGTCTGTCGCAATTTTTTTATTATAATAATACTTCTTTTCTCATCAGAATATGGAAGCACAAATTTTTCTATACTATAAATTTCTCCACCCAGAATTTCAATTGCATTTTTCGCCAAGTCAATCTCATCTTCACATTCAAAGCCTTTTTGAGCTAAAAAAGCACCGCCAACTTTTAGTAGCGGAATGGCGTATTCGCACAGGACATTTAATCTATCAACCGCACGTGCAAACACAAAGTCAAATTTTTCTCTAAACTCTTCTTTTCTTCCTAAAACTTCTGCTCTTTCACACACAACATTTACACCAGAAATACCCAGACTTTCTTTTGCTTCATTCATAAATTTACATTTTTTTTTGTTTGAGTCATTAAGAAATACATTCACGCTTGGCATAGCAATCTTTACAAAAAGTCCGGGTGCACCAAATCCTGAACCAATGTCGATGGCAACTGGGTTTTGGTTTGAATTTTCTTGTTCAATAAATTTCAATAGAGAAAGAGAGTCAGCAATATGTTTTATTACAAACTCTTCTTCATTTTCTATAGCTGTGAGGTTAAAAAGTTTATTCTTTTCAAGTACCAAGTTCATGTACTTAATCAAAAGGTGTTTTACAACTAACGGGTTTTTTACTTTATAATATTCAAGCACTTTATCCAAAAGCTCCATCTTTTCTATTCCCCTTTAAAAAGTAAAGGTTATAATTAATCTTTTTTAACATTTTTTGCAGTCTCAAGCCAGATAAGAAGAACAGAGATATCTGCCGGTGAAACACCAGAAATTCTTGAAGCTTGGCCAATTGAAGCAGGCTTTATTTGTGAAAGTTTTTGTTTTGCCTCAGTCGAAAGCCCAGCTATTTTGTTATAGTCAACCCATTCAGGTATCTTTTTGTTTTCAAGCTTTTTAAACTGTTCAATTCTCTCAAGTTGTTTTTTGATATATCCCTCGTATTTTATCTCAATCTCAACCTCATCTTGGACATACCACGGAAGGTCAGGTCGATTTATGTCTATCTCCTTCAAATCCTCATACGAAAGCTCAGGTCTCTTTAACAAGTCAGATAGCCTAACACCTGTTGAAATCGGTGATGAACCTTTTTGCAGCAAAAGCTTATTTACCTTTTCGCTTG
The sequence above is drawn from the Caldicellulosiruptor bescii DSM 6725 genome and encodes:
- the rsmG gene encoding 16S rRNA (guanine(527)-N(7))-methyltransferase RsmG; this encodes MELLDKVLEYYKVKNPLVVKHLLIKYMNLVLEKNKLFNLTAIENEEEFVIKHIADSLSLLKFIEQENSNQNPVAIDIGSGFGAPGLFVKIAMPSVNVFLNDSNKKKCKFMNEAKESLGISGVNVVCERAEVLGRKEEFREKFDFVFARAVDRLNVLCEYAIPLLKVGGAFLAQKGFECEDEIDLAKNAIEILGGEIYSIEKFVLPYSDEKRSIIIIKKLRQTPSNFPRNTKQIVKKPL